A region from the Kryptolebias marmoratus isolate JLee-2015 linkage group LG9, ASM164957v2, whole genome shotgun sequence genome encodes:
- the LOC108240515 gene encoding rho-related GTP-binding protein RhoG-like gives MQDIKGVMVGDGEVGKTFLLVAYATTVFKQKYLSAVFDNYTGEVSVDGRTVSLCLWDTAGREGYDRLRTLSYPQTNVFVICFSIGSPSSHANVRHKWHPEVSHHCPDVPILLVGTKKDLRGDAETVKKLKEAGMALTTHQQGNALAKQIGAFKYVECSALQQDGVKEVFDEAVRAVLYAKNHKKCVLL, from the coding sequence ATGCAGGATATTAAGGGTGTGATGGTGGGCGATGGTGAAGTGGGTAAAACCTTCCTCCTCGTCGCCTACGCAACCACCGTCTTCAAACAGAAGTACCTCTCTGCGGTGTTCGACAATTACACCGGTGAGGTTAGCGTGGACGGCCGCACCGTCAGCCTCTGCCTGTGGGACACGGCGGGCCGCGAGGGGTACGACCGCCTGCGTACTCTCTCCTATCCTCAGACCAACGTGTTCGTGATCTGCTTCTCCATCGGAAGTCCTTCGTCCCACGCCAACGTCAGGCACAAGTGGCACCCCGAGGTATCGCACCACTGCCCCGACGTCCCCATCCTCCTGGTGGGCACCAAGAAGGACCTGCGGGGCGATGCGGAAACGGTGAAGAAGCTAAAGGAGGCGGGCATGGCCCTGACGACCCACCAACAGGGCAACGCCCTGGCCAAGCAGATCGGAGCGTTTAAGTACGTGGAGTGCTCTGCTCTGCAGCAGGACGGGGTCAAAGAGGTGTTTGACGAGGCTGTGAGGGCGGTGTTGTACGCAAAGAATCACAAGAAGTGTGTGCTGCTGTAA
- the fhdc2 gene encoding uncharacterized protein fhdc2, with protein sequence MHISLTVAVKEPRAFHGTTPADNGVIPNAVEVTAMEPRHVLVAPPPPPPPPPPPPPPPPPPPVASSPFSRADSARQSRLRKLNWERIPKEKVEGRKSVWNGAAPGEDEFPIDLHSLDELFGQKDSKLRVTAGAVRRRSALLRCRSPQDSPEEISLLDSKRSMNIGIFLRQFKTPAKEIVEDIRHGAGDRYGAEKLSELCKLLPDNEEESRLRTFSGERSCLGEPDLFMLLLVEVPSFRLRLDAMILQQEFDPAVTSLCVAARCLREAARELLSCPELHSILRLVLKAGNYMNAGGYAGNAAGFRISSLLKLADTKANKPGMNLLHFVAMEAVKKDQSLLSFPSQLGHVGSASRLCEEAVLDDLAKLKSKVASLGANIQTEAEILQQTQLFLEMAEERLKEVDDEVEGMRMSSQALMEFLCEDDSTFKLEEACSTFHSFCLRFQRAVQENEERELKEQKRLERQREMVEKRRSVAVCTGLDLSLSLAREPHCQENQDELERLLEKNLSYTWGRRSLRRFDSRRFAHHLQNDAHPHGSFMLKNFPVLGSSPTSVGCHSNSSSDHEISAALCSSPETDGTCSPIDQEDCILDRGRRATNKSMEAVRDKHVASLSSSPHENGFAAKQHGPESISYMLQGQQKTTELQKTSDFSQEHMALNSSSPDSAARNTDTAAQCVKSQASTYRHGFGVPVTDSNCLLQGKTNTLCAHESSNTCRTLSDSNTNGGLLKHPKSQTKLESPTAEVSFQPQKKDVPSIKISEAESLPDASLIEETNAKVVLTPVDEDWMPSGLPEVSQSQPEEASDLPTAERETSRSYSRVGETLECHTLVKGLRSYEALSPPTSPLPRPTPSLCSKWRKEREVELQEGRTPGSSLPKEETRTMKIPVRSGVGAKRGFVSRTAPSIGTGIPRVRSKTESSNGATTATNPPTRLSVLRSISVRSSSITRPIMQAEVKRSSSTKERTVSESQDSEKSTLTRRSSDRTAPEKVSGSPQSAFIRGAPVRVSKRLAPNSETPLPPQPRTAHSPSSATAKTIRTAVITAARNKTAKTSSAGTSPASSKSPAASRIPGPKMPRAAAAQPLWR encoded by the exons ATGCACATCAGCCTGACTGTGGCCGTCAAGGAACCTCGTGCCTTTCATGGAACCACGCCTGCCGATAATGGCGTAATCCCTAACGCTGTGGAAGTGACAGCCATGGAGCCGCGTCATGTCCTGGTTGCCCCTCCGCCACccccgccgcctcctcctcctcctcctccccccccgCC NCCTCCACCTGTGGCCTCCTCGCCGTTTAGCCGGGCAGACAGTGCCCGCCAGAGTCGGCTGAGGAAGCTGAACTGGGAGCGCATCCCCAAGGAGAAGGTGGAGGGGAGGAAGAGCGTGTGGAACGGGGCTGCCCCCGGCGAGGACGAGTTCCCCATAGACCTCCATTCTCTGGATGAGCTGTTTGGTCAGAAGGACAGCAAGCTGAGGGTCACAGCGGGCGCCGTGAGGCGGCGGTCTGCGCTGCTACGCTGCAGATCGCCACAAGACAGTCCTGAAGAG ATTTCCCTGTTGGATTCCAAACGCAGTATGAATATTGGAATATTTCTACGCCAGTTCAAAAC GCCTGCTAAGGAGATAGTTGAGGATATCAGGCACGGAGCTGGAGATCGTTATGGAGCAGAAAAGCTTTCGGAGCTCTGCAAATTGCTGCCTGACAATGaggag GAATCTCGCCTGAGGACGTTCAGTGGAGAGAGGAGCTGCCTCGGAGAGCCTGATCTTTTCATGCTGCTGTTGGTGGAAGTCCCCAG TTTTCGGCTTCGGCTGGATGCCATGATCCTGCAGCAAGAGTTTGACCCGGCTGTGACCTCTCTGTGTGTGGCAGCCAGATGTCTGAGGGAGGCGGCCAGAG AATTGCTGAGCTGTCCAGAATTACACTCCATCCTCCGTTTGGTGCTGAAAGCAGGGAATTACATGAATGCT GGTGGATATGCGGGGAACGCAGCTGGCTTTCGAATTTCATCACTGCTCAAACTGGCTGACACCAAAGCCAACAAGCCGGGGATGaatttgctgcattttgttgCGATG GAAGCTGTGAAAAAAGACCAGAGTTTGCTGTCGTTTCCCAGCCAACTGGGCCATGTTGGCTCCGCCTCCAG GTTGTGTGAGGAGGCCGTGCTGGACGACTTGGCaaagttaaaaagcaaagtGGCTTCCCTCGGGGCGAATATACAGACTGAGGCGGAGATTCTGCAGCAGACGCAGTTATTTCTGGAG ATGGCCGAGGAGCGTCTGAAGGAGGTGGATGACGAGGTGGAGGGTATGAGGATGTCGAGCCAAGCCCTGATGGAGTTCCTCTGCGAAGATGACAGCACTTTCAAACTGGAGGAGGCCTGCAGCACCTTCCATTCGTTTTGCCTCCGCTTCCAAAGAGCCGTCCAG GAAAATGAAGAACGGGAGCTAAAGGAGCAGAAACGTCTGGAACGTCAGCGTGAGATGGTGGAAAAGCGTCGTTCTGTGGCTGTGTGCACGGGCCTGGACTTGAGCCTGAGTCTTGCCAGAGAGCCTCACTGCCAGGAGAACCAAGATGAGCTGGAGAGACTTTTGGAAAAGAACTTGAGCTACACTTGGGGTCGTCGCAGCCTTAGGAGATTCGATTCTCGCCGATTCGCACACCACCTACAAAACGACGCCCATCCCCATGGCTCATTCATGCTCAAGAACTTCCCCGTGCTGGGCAGCAGCCCAACATCGGTCGGCTGTCACTCGAACAGCTCGTCCGACCACGAGATCAGCGCCGCGCTCTGCAGCTCCCCAGAAACCGATGGCACGTGCTCGCCCATTGACCAAGAGGACTGCATTCTGGACAGAGGGAGGAGAGCTACAAACAAGAGCATGGAAGCAGTTAGAGACAAACACGTTGCATCGCTTAGTTCCTCTCCTCACGAAAATGGCTTCGCTGCAAAACAGCACGGGCCTGAGAGCATTTCCTACATGCTGCAAGGCCAACAGAAGACAACAGAACTTCAAAAAACGTCTGATTTTTCCCAAGAACACATGGCGTTGAACAGTTCCAGTCCAGACTCTGCTGCAAGGAATACAGACACAGCAGCccagtgtgttaaaagccagGCCTCCACATACAGACATGGGTTTGGCGTGCCAGTGACGGACAGTAATTGTCTTCTTCAGGGTAAAACTAATACCTTGTGTGCCCATGAGTCCAGTAACACATGTAGAACTCTTTCTGACAGCAACACCAACGGTGGGCTGCTGAAGCACCCTAAATCGCAGACCAAATTAGAATCACCCACTGCTGAAGTCTCATTTCAGCCTCAGAAAAAAGACGTTCCGTCTATTAAGATAAGTGAGGCAGAGTCGTTGCCTGATGCGAGTTTGATCGAAGAGACAAACGCTAAAGTGGTTTTGACACCTGTGGATGAGGACTGGATGCCCTCCGGTCTACCAGAGGTCAGCCAGTCACAGCCAGAGGAGGCCTCTGACTTGCCAACTGCGGAGAGGGAGACATCGAGGTCATACTCGCGTGTAGGGGAAACGCTGGAGTGTCACACTCTAGTGAAAGGCCTTAGATCCTACGAGGCCTTGTCACCCCCGACCTCCCCACTCCCACGACCCACACCAAGCCTGTGCTCCAAGtggaggaaggagagggaggTCGAACTCCAAGAGGGGAGAACTCCAGGGTCCTCGCTGCCAAAGGAGGAGACTCGAACAATGAAGATCCCTGTGCGTAGTGGAGTAGGGGCCAAGAGGGGGTTTGTGTCACGCACAGCCCCTTCAATCGGCACAGGCATTCCTCGAGTGCGCTCTAAAACCGAATCCTCAAATGGAGCCACAACGGCTACCAACCCACCTACACGGCTATCTGTTCTCCGCAGTATTTCAGTGCGTTCGTCCTCCATAACGCGGCCAATTATGCAGGCGGAGGTAAAACGAAGCAGCAGCACAAAGGAGAGGACCGTAAGTGAGTCACAGGATTCGGAAAAATCCACCCTGACTCGCAGGTCTTCGGACAGAACTGCGCCGGAGAAGGTCTCCGGCAGCCCCCAGTCAGCTTTCATCAGAGGAGCTCCCGTCCGCGTGTCCAAACGACTCGCGCCGAACTCCGAGACTCCGCTTCCACCTCAGCCTCGGACCGCCCACAGCCCATCCTCCGCCACTGCCAAGACCATACGCACCGCCGTCATTACAGCCGCCCGAAACAAAACCGCCAAGACATCGAGCGCGGGCACCTCCCCGGCTAGCTCTAAAAGCCCAGCAGCTTCACGGATACCTGGTCCCAAAATGCCCCGAGCCGCTGCAGCTCAGCCACTGTGGAGGTGA
- the LOC108240601 gene encoding rho-related GTP-binding protein RhoG-like produces MQTIKCVVVGDGAVGKTCLLISYTTNAFPEEYIPTVFDNYSAQMSVDGRTVSLNLWDTAGQEEYDRLRTLSYPQTNVFIICFSIGSPSSHANVRHKWHPEVSHHCPNVPILLVGTKKDLRGDVETVKKLKEAGTAPTTHQQGNALAKQIGAVKYMECSALQQDNVREVFAEAVRAVLYPVTKKNHKKCVLL; encoded by the coding sequence ATGCAGACCATTAAGTGTGTGGTGGTGGGCGATGGGGCAGTGGGTAAAACCTGCCTTCTCATCTCTTATACGACCAacgccttcccagaagagtacATTCCCACGGTGTTCGACAATTACAGCGCTCAGATGAGCGTGGACGGCCGCACTGTCAGCCTCAACTTGTGGGACACGGCGGGCCAGGAGGAGTATGACCGCCTGCGTACTCTCTCCTATCCCCAGACCAACGTGTTCATAATCTGCTTCTCCATTGGAAGTCCTTCGTCCCACGCCAACGTCAGGCACAAGTGGCACCCCGAAGTGTCGCACCATTGCCCTAACGTCCCCATCCTCCTGGTGGGCACCAAGAAGGACCTGCGGGGAGATGTGGAAACGGTGAAGAAGCTAAAGGAGGCGGGAACCGCCCCTACGACCCACCAACAGGGCAACGCCCTGGCCAAGCAGATCGGAGCTGTTAAGTACATGGAGTGTTCtgctctgcagcaggacaatgtTAGAGAAGTGTTCGCTGAAGCTGTGAGGGCGGTGTTGTATCCAGTCACAAAAAAGAATCACAAGAAGTGTGTGCTGTTGTAA